From a region of the Streptococcus ruminantium genome:
- the gshAB gene encoding bifunctional glutamate--cysteine ligase GshA/glutathione synthetase GshB has product MLHKLPSNSPILQATFGIERESLRINQENRVAQTPHPPELGSRSFHPYIQTDYSESQLELITPIAHSTREARRFLEAITDVAARSMDRDEYLWPLSMPPIVTEEDIRIAQLEDDYEYQYRVGLAKRYGKLLQSVSGVHYNFELGKDLTQKLFEVSEQTDFVAFKNALYLKLAQNFLNYRWFLTYLYGASCLAEKGFFKDNIGCVRSIRNSKYGYVNAEDIHISFSSLEKYVSDIEQAVATGQLSAEKEFYSAVRLRGARTSRDYLSEGISYLEFRTFDLNPFDPLAISQETLDTVHLFILALLWLDQLGDIDTALAEAEQLNNLIALSHPYSPLPVQADTTPILTAMKAIVTHFGLDDYYSQLIAQVEVALLDPRLTLSGRIAELVENDSLETFGQQQGRAFHDYAWTAPYALKGYENMELSTQMILFDAIQLGLHVEIMDEEDQFLKLWHGNHVEYIKNGNMTSKDNYVIPLAMANKVVTKKILDQAGFPVPTGAEFSNKSDALRYYGQIASSAIVVKPKSTNFGLGISIFQEPASLSDYEKALDIAFSEDKHVLVEEFIAGTEYRFFILDGKCEAVLLRVAANVVGDGHSTIRELVEKKNQDPLRGYDHRSPLEIIHLGAIELLTLEQQGYQPETILPKGSQAFLRGNSNISTGGDSIDVTDQMDDSYKQLAADMATAMGAWVCGVDLIIPDLNQVSTKEQPNCTCIELNFNPAMYLHTYTYAGPGQVITSKILKKLFPEL; this is encoded by the coding sequence ATGTTACACAAATTACCCTCAAATAGCCCTATTCTTCAAGCTACCTTTGGCATTGAGCGCGAATCTCTCCGCATCAATCAAGAAAATCGGGTAGCTCAGACACCTCATCCCCCCGAACTAGGCTCTCGCTCTTTTCATCCCTATATCCAGACAGATTACAGTGAGTCACAGTTAGAATTGATTACACCTATAGCTCACTCGACCAGAGAAGCTCGACGATTTTTGGAAGCTATTACGGATGTGGCTGCCCGTTCTATGGATAGAGATGAATACCTTTGGCCCTTGTCCATGCCACCTATTGTCACAGAAGAGGATATTCGGATTGCTCAACTGGAAGACGACTATGAGTATCAATACCGGGTCGGCTTGGCAAAACGCTATGGCAAGCTCCTCCAGTCTGTGTCTGGTGTTCATTATAACTTCGAGCTGGGCAAAGACCTAACTCAAAAACTCTTTGAAGTAAGTGAACAAACAGATTTTGTTGCCTTTAAGAACGCTCTTTATCTCAAATTGGCACAAAATTTCCTCAACTACCGCTGGTTCTTAACTTATCTATATGGAGCAAGCTGTCTGGCAGAAAAAGGTTTTTTTAAAGATAATATCGGTTGTGTTCGTTCTATCCGTAACTCTAAATATGGCTATGTCAATGCAGAGGATATACATATTTCTTTTTCTTCTTTAGAAAAGTACGTATCCGACATTGAACAGGCTGTGGCGACTGGACAACTCTCTGCTGAAAAGGAATTTTACTCAGCTGTCCGTCTGAGAGGTGCCAGAACGAGCCGAGACTATCTCAGTGAGGGGATCTCTTACTTGGAATTTCGTACATTTGATCTCAACCCCTTTGATCCACTTGCTATTAGTCAAGAAACTCTTGATACTGTTCACTTATTCATCTTAGCTCTTCTCTGGTTAGACCAACTAGGAGACATTGATACTGCTTTAGCAGAAGCCGAGCAATTGAATAATCTGATTGCTCTTAGTCATCCATACAGTCCGTTACCAGTCCAAGCGGATACCACTCCTATCCTAACTGCTATGAAGGCTATCGTGACTCACTTCGGACTAGATGATTACTATAGCCAGCTCATCGCTCAGGTGGAGGTGGCTCTTCTCGACCCTCGTCTGACCCTTTCTGGAAGAATAGCAGAGCTAGTTGAGAACGACTCTTTGGAAACATTTGGTCAGCAGCAAGGCCGAGCTTTTCATGATTATGCTTGGACGGCCCCCTATGCTCTAAAAGGCTACGAAAACATGGAACTCTCAACCCAGATGATCCTCTTTGATGCTATTCAACTAGGCTTACATGTTGAGATTATGGACGAAGAAGACCAGTTTCTCAAACTTTGGCATGGCAACCATGTCGAATATATCAAAAATGGTAACATGACTTCCAAAGATAACTACGTCATTCCACTAGCCATGGCCAACAAAGTAGTTACCAAGAAAATCTTGGACCAGGCCGGTTTTCCAGTACCTACGGGAGCAGAATTTTCTAACAAATCCGATGCCCTGCGTTATTATGGACAAATAGCTAGCTCTGCCATTGTTGTCAAACCAAAATCAACCAACTTTGGTCTAGGTATTTCCATCTTCCAAGAGCCAGCCAGTCTATCAGACTATGAAAAAGCACTAGATATCGCTTTTTCAGAAGATAAGCATGTGCTGGTGGAAGAGTTTATCGCAGGTACCGAATACCGCTTTTTTATCCTTGATGGTAAATGCGAGGCCGTCCTCCTTCGCGTCGCAGCCAATGTAGTCGGGGATGGACATTCTACCATCCGTGAATTGGTTGAGAAAAAGAATCAGGATCCACTTCGTGGCTATGATCATCGCTCTCCTCTTGAAATAATCCATCTAGGTGCCATTGAACTCCTGACATTGGAACAGCAAGGCTACCAGCCAGAAACCATCTTGCCAAAGGGAAGTCAGGCCTTTCTGCGTGGTAATTCTAATATTTCAACCGGTGGAGATTCTATTGACGTGACCGACCAGATGGATGATAGCTACAAGCAATTAGCAGCAGACATGGCAACGGCCATGGGAGCTTGGGTCTGCGGTGTAGACCTGATCATTCCTGACTTGAATCAAGTATCAACCAAAGAGCAGCCAAACTGTACCTGTATCGAGCTAAATTTTAATCCGGCCATGTACCTGCACACCTATACCTATGCTGGCCCAGGACAGGTTATCACTTCTAAAATACTGAAAAAATTATTCCCAGAACTATGA